AGCCCTTAAGGTCACGGGAACAACGATACCATCAGCTAGTTTGATTGAAGGTGCATAAGAAACGTAGCTGGGATCAATACAAATGACCTCATCGCCAGGATTAATAATCGCCCGACACACCATATCGATGGCTTCACTCCCCCCCACGGTCACCACGATTTCTGAGCGGGGATCATAATGCAGGTCATGTTTAACATCGAGGTATTGACTAATGGCCTGACGTAATTCCATCAAACCGGCATTGGCCGTATAGTAGGTTTTGCCCTCACGAATACATTGCATGGCTGCTTGTCGGATAGGCATAGGGGTCATAAAATCGGGTTCCCCCACCCCTAAAGAAATAACATCAGGGATTTCATTGGCAACTTCAAAGAAACGGCGGATACCAGAGGGGGCTAGTTGGACCGCTTTATGGCTGATTGACTGACTCATTGACTAATCACCAACCGATTTCTACCATCCGTCTTCGCCTTAAATTGGGTCCCGTGGTCCTTATAGCGTTGCATGACAATATGGGTGGCAGTCCCTTGAACATGATCTAGGGTGGCTAATTTATTAACAAAACCTGAGATCCTATGCATGGGGAGGCGCTTAGTTAAGACCAGATAGTCATAGGCCCCACTCATTAAATACAGGGCTTCAACTTCATCGTACTGACTAATCACATCAGCGACTTGTTGGTAGGAAACGCCCTTATGCAAGTTCACTGTGATTTCTATCATGGCCGACGCATACTCATTATCCGTTGCATCCCAGTTGACCATGGCTTGGATACCAGAGAGGATATTAGCGTCTTTGAGCACCGTCTTCATCTCTACGACTTCATCTTTGCTTAAGGAAAGCATGTCGGCCAAGGTTTGGTCACTGACGCTGGCATCTCTTTCTAATAAGCGTAATAATTCATGAGCTTTTTCTTTATTCATTGGCATCGCCTCTTTCATCTTCAATCGCTTTACAATTTTTTGATAGAACTATTTTAGCGCATTATGACCTTCTTAAAGCTTATTTATTTCTTAAAATAAAATTTTAGTTTTCGCGCAATTTTTTAACATTCCTTAGCCTCCCCTTAAGGAAAAGCTAAAAGATTATCTTTTTAGCCATGTTATAATAGAATTAACAATTAAGGAGGTTTTTCGTATGAATCAATTGAAACGTGGGCTCTTGGCCGTACTCGCTTGCCTAATGGCCATCGCCCTCTTCATTCCCCAAACAAGTGCCCAGGCAGCTATTAAAGAATCGATTTTTACTTACGGTGAGTCCCTCAACCAAAGCCAATTCCAAGAGACTCAAAAACTCTTAGGGGTTGATACCAATGCCCGGGCTGTCCAAGTGAATATTAATGAATTGAATGGCCTATTACATGATAATTACCCCTACTACCAAGTTTATTCATCCGCTTATATTGCCCCAGCCAAGCACAGTGGGGTCAATGTAGAAATCGTCACCCCTAAAACCATTACCGCCATTACGCCCTTACAATACGAGAACGCAGCCCTAACAGCCGGAGCAACCAATGTTGATATTAAAGTCGCTTCCGCTGTTCAAGTGGACGGCTCCGGTGCCTTGGCAGGTGTCTATAAGGCCTTCCAAGACAGCGGCCAAGCCTTAGATGGCAAGGCAGTTTCTGTCGCCCAAGAAGAATTGCAAACCGCTTCAACCATTACTAAGGAAAACCAAAACAAAGAAAATTATTCTGACGAAACCTTGAATGCTGCCATCGCTGATATGAAAAACCAAATCCAACAAGCCAAGGAACAAAATGGTGGATCGATCGATGGCAATACCATCCAAGTCATCGTGAATAACGTCATCAATAATTACAATCTTAATGGCGTCCTTTCTGAAGAAAACATTCAACAATTACGGGACTTAATGACTAAATTTAGCCAAATTGAACTGACTGAGGAGCAAAAAAACGCTCTTTCCAACTTTGGACAAACCTTAAAAGAAAAGAGCGGCCAATTAGTGGATTCCGCAAAATCTGCTTGGGATAATATGGACGAGACTGATAAAAATGGAATCACCGATTTCTTCCACAGTCTCTGGCAAAGCCTCTTAGGCATTTGGGATTCAATCTTTGGCACCAATTATGGCCAAAATAACCAAGGCCAATAAAATTTTATAGTAAAAACCAAGCCACTAGGCCCTGGATAAGTTTACTTATCCACAGAGCCTAGTGGCTTTTTTGACTTTTGTTGCACTCTTCTATTTATGGTAGGGTTCGTGGTGAATAATGCGAAAGGCCCGGTAAATTTGCTCGCTAAGCACCAAACGCATCAATTGATGGGGAAGGGTCATCCGACCAAAACTGAGTAAGAGATCGGCCCTTTGATTGACCGCCGGACTAGTCCCCAAGGATCCGCCAATTACAAAGACAATGTCGCTCTTGCCATAGGTCAGGCAGTGATCAATTTGCTGGGCCAATTCTTCCGAACTTAAGGCCTGACCCTTGATAGCAAGCACAATGACATAGGCTTGGGGAGAAATCTTAGCCAGTAGGCGTTGGCCCTCTTTTTCGATGATTTGCTGGTTGTCCAAGTCGCTGGCATTGTCTGGGGTAGGCTCATCCTTAACCTCAATCACTTCTAATTTCCCATAGCGTTGCATTCGTTTTTGATACTCAGCAATCCCCTGTTTCAAATATTTTTCTTTCAATTTTCCCACGCTGAGAATGGTAATCCGCATCTCAAGTCACCCTTTTCTTCAAATTCCCCTTCATCATAGCATAACTCCCCCTTTTCACAAGGACTTATCCACAATTTCCTCCACAAATCCACAAGCTGTTAATAATAAAGCCTATAATTAAGGGTTTTATTCCAAAAATTTTGACCTATCCCAAGTTTTCACTTTTTATACACATAATTGCCCACATGGATGAAGCCCATTATAACGGCACTTATCCACTTTTCAATAAAGTTATCCACAACTTCACAAAGTTTTCCCCTCATCTTGTGCATAAGGCTTGGGGATTATGTTGATAAAGCCAAGGTCAAGAGCAAAGAAAAAGCCTCAGTTTTCCTGAGGCTTAATTAAGTATCAATATCAGAAAATATTAGTCAACTAGGCATTATGATGGTCTTGAGGCCGTAATTGAACGCTAGTGGTTTGCTTCTTACCATTGCGATAATATTCAATTTCAACCTTTCCATGGGGGTCTGAACCATAGAGGGCTTGACGCAATTGAGTGGTATCCTTAATTTCATGGTCGCCAAAGCGAGTAATCACATCATACTGCTTCAAGCCTGCTTGGTCGGCAGGAGAATTAGGGTCAACCTCCATCACGACTACCCCGTCCTCAACCGCTTCAGGCAATTTCAGCATTTGTTTTTGCCGTTCCAGCGGGAATTGGTAGAGACTAGCCATGCGCAGGCCTAGTCCTGGCCGGGTTACATGGCCATCCTTTTCTAACTGGCTAATAATTGTGGTCACATCATTACTTGGGATGGCGAAGCCCATACCTTCCACTTGGGCGGTAGAAATCTTCATCGAGTTGATCCCAATCACTTGGCCGGCAGAGTTCACCAAAGCGCCCCCTGAGTTACCTGGGTTAATGGCTGCATCTGTTTGAATCGCAGTCACGGTCCAATCACTTTGCCCGTCTTCATCTAAGTCGGTCGGCACTTGCCGGTTCAAACCAGAAACGATACCTGATGTTACCGTTGAAGCAAAGTCAGATCCTAAAGGCGAACCGATAGCAATGGCTGGTTCCCCCACCTTCAATTGGGAAGAATCCCCAAATTCTGCCACAGTTTTAGCATATTCCGCTGGCATGGCCAAGACAGCCAAGTCAGTCCAAGGATCGGCGCCTACCAGGTCAACTGGCACTTGGGTCCCGTCAGCAAGGATTATCTCCAGGGCATCGCTCCCCTTAATCACATGGTTGTTGGTAACGATATAAGCCTTATCGCCATGGACCTTATAAATGACACCCGAACCTTCTGAGGCGGTTTTTAATTCATCACTATTGCGGCTGGGTTGGGTAAAGCCAAATAAGTCATAAACTTGGTTGTTAGGACGGGCCAAGTTCACCACTGAAACCACCGAGCCGGCGACCTTATCCACCACAGCAGAAACATCAGATTGAATCTCCACACTGGCTTGTTGGGTCCCTTGTTGCCCCTTATTTTCGTTCTTATTTTGGCTTTCGGCATTGACCTGGCGTTCCACCATGGTTTTCACTTCATTTTCGGAAACCTTATCTTGGTTGGCATAAGCTGAGACCCCACCCACTAAACCAGCACCAATTAGGCCACTGATAATAGCGGTTCCCCATTTGGAATTGATAGCGTTTTTAGTATCATCTTTTAAATTATGATTTTTATCAGGATTAACTTCTTTAGGCATATTTTTCCTCCACTTGTTATAATTGTTCACTTCAAGGATTTTAACTATCTTAGAATGAATATTTGAAAAATATATGAATATTTTCTCATTAAAGGGTAAATAGATCGGTAGGTTGGTAATGGTGGGTCTCATAAAGATCAAAATCATAGCCCACCCCGAGGCCGTTCTCCTTTAAAATCGCCGTATTGGTTTCAAGGGCCAGGGCATTTAAGTTATTTTCCCTGGAAATATGCCCTAGGTAAACCCGTTTGGTTCGCTCACCTATCATTTTAGTCAAGGCTTCCGCCGTTTCAACATTAGACAGGTGGCCCCGGTCAGAAAAAATCCTTTGCTTTAAACGCCAAGGATACTTCCCCATTCTTAACATATCATTGTCATAGTTACTTTCAATCATTAAGGCATCAGAATTGTATACCAGGCCAGCTAAACGATCGGAAACATAGCCTAAGTCTGTCATCATGGCGAATTGCTTACCATCCTTTTGGAAGGCATAAAACTGCGCATTGATGGAATCATGACTGACAGGAAAACTAAGAATATCGACATCTCCAAAGCTAATCCGTTCCCCTGGCTCCATTATTATCTTTTGGTCGGCGTCCAACTTGCCACATTTCTGCTCCAGATAGGACCAGGTATCGGCATTGGCATAGATGGGGAGTTGGTAACGCCGGGCCATAATGCCTGCTCCCTTAGAATGGTCAGAATGTTCGTGAGAGATAAAGATGGCATCAAGGTCCTTGGCGTCCCGGCCAATTTTCTGCAGCAATTCCTCAATACGCTTACCACTTAAGCCCGCATCAACTAAGATATTCCGCTGTGGGGTTTCAATATAAGTCACATTTCCTGTTGACCCACTGGCTAACATACAAATGCGCATGGTAAAATCTTTTTGCTCTGCGTCTTTGTCCAAAACATCCAAACTTCATTCTCCTCGTTTCTTACATAAAATCTTTTAATTGGTATTGGTTCACTGTTTCTAAAGCCTGAACCAAGTTGCCGCTTAAAGGCTGGTTGGCTTTTTTTGCCTGCTTAACCAGTCGGTAGTTATCCCCAGTCACAAAGCTGTAGAGGTAGTCCTTTTGACTGTAACCTAAGGACTGGTCTCGACCTTTAAGGCTGTTAAAATAAGTCTTCCAATATTTGGCAAGTTCTTGCCCCTGGGCATTATAAATCGGCAGAGTATAGCGCCTCAGTAGGTAGATTCCCACTAAGCAAAAGGCCAGGGCTAAGAGCCAAATATGGCCCCTATTTATCTCCCAGATCAACCAAATCACTAAACCCGCTAGGACGATAAAGACAGTGACATAAAGCCACCATAAAAAGCCATAAAAGCGGCTTCCAACCTTATCTAATAACTGCAGGTCCTGTTTGCGTTTTTTATCCAGCTTGCTAAGGGCATGCAACAAGTTACGATAGTTTCTGGTCTTGCCCTTCTTTTTCAGACCCAGACTATATTTAAAGCTGGCAAAATCAAGATCCCCACCCTCCTGCTGCTTACTAAAAGCATCCAGAACAACTTGTTCATAGGGGTCATCACTTTGGTTAGCCAAGACTTTAAAGTAAGGGTAGAAGCGGTCATCTGCGTTGACAAAACGCAAGGCTAAGTGTCCCTTAGCTACTAAGGATAAAAGGACCAGCCACAACTTATCATGTTGGCTGTAATTCTTCTTCAATAGTTCGCTAACTTCGACCGGATTGAGCTCATGGCTATGGTTGACTTGCTTAGCATCAGCTGCTTGCCGAATCTTTCGCTTGCGTCTGAGCAAGAAATAAGTGTAAAGGATCAATAAGGCGACTAAGGCTAAACTAACCCCCATCACTATCCAGTAACGTTGGCGGTACCAGGCTTGTCTGGCCCCGATATGCTTATCAATCTCTCGGTTAATTTGCTCACCCTTAGAGACGGGGCCTTCCCCCTTGATATTAGACATCACGTCAGCTGGAAGCACCATTTGCACGTTCAACTTACTATCCGCTCTCAGATCTCTGACTTGAACTTGTAAGGTCGACTCATCCAGCCACTTCTCTTGGATATGGGCTGGACTAGCTAGCCAGGCCTTATAGTGGTTTTGGTCCACCGCCTGGGGAAATTTAAAGGTAATTTGAGCGGAGTGGATATCGAAAGGCAAGAGCAAAAAGTCCTTTTGCATAATCACTTGATTGCCGTACTTAGTCCAGACATCCTCAATATTGGCAATATAATTCACAATTTCATCGTCGCCAGACATGGTATTGTAGAGGTCCACTTGGACATTATTGCCATTTTGATGAAGGTCAAAGGTTCCTACCGTGTGGGAAGTACTCTGAACAAAAGGAAAGGCTTCGCTAGCTGAATCCATCCGCATATCGATATTTAATTGACGTAGGTGGCCACTTTCGCCTGTACTAATCACATGGCTTAATTGGTCGACTTGCTTATCAAACTGATAGCGAACTTGTTCGTGCTCCTTAATATCCCCTTGCTGGTCAAATTCCACCTTAACCTGGTAATCCGCAACTGAAATTCCTTGATTATCTGCTGCCAAAACCGAATCAGGAAGCAGGCAAAACAGGCCTAAAAGGGTGATTAAGATCAGAGTTGGGAATTCTTTTTTCATGGTTTGATCTCCTTCCTAGGCGGCTTGACGATTTTGGCTCCCCTCCTTGTCGCCATCACTTGAGGGATTAACTGGCTGAGAAGCGGGGGCATTTTGAACGATCGTCCCATTAATGGCATCAACAAAGGTGGTTTTAGTGGTATGGTCATCCAACTGCATCATAATGGCCCAAACCGGTTTAAAAACAATAATGTCATCGACTGATAAAGTTTGCTGGTAACAAATATTGGCTGACAAAATATTAGCTTTGGAAGGGATCTCATTATAGAGATATAAGTTATCAATGGCATTCTTTTGGGTGATCAAAGGTCGTTCTTCGCCTTGTGGGCTCACGTCATGGACATGGCTCAATTCATAGGAGACGATTTCATTTTGATCATTTAAGTGAAATAGTAATTCAGCACTAGAATCCATGGCCAGTTTGTCGGCATAGGTGTTTTGCCCATAGTAAATAATTTTGCGTTGGCGGTTATAGATCAAAAAGTGATATTCTTGGCCATGCTCAATCGCTCCAGAAGCTAACAAGTCCTCGATCGGCTTTAAGGCCTCTGGGGACAACTGGGTAGGGTTTTCCACATTGTTCTCTGTCAGCGCGGGTAACTTAATCGGATTTTTAAATTCCCCATAGAGTTCCTCAGTCGACTCCCGCCACTCTAACTTCTGTTCCTTGGTCCGGTCTGCTCCATCGGTGGATAGGCGACTTTGTTTGCCTGCAATCAGTGGCAACTGGACGTCATCTGAAGAAGGGCTAAAGTTCATGGTCACTTCATTATTCTTTAATTCCTGTTGAATATTAATGTTGGACTGGATAGAGGTCGTCTCCATAAAACTCTTTCCAAAGAGAATATAGGCCAGAAAGATATTTAAGGCGAGAAAGACAATAATTAATATATTTTCAATTTGACGAAAATTCATAAGACTTCCTCCCTCTAACGGCTCTGAGCCTGGTTCATTTCTTTAAAGACTTCTTCATTATTACTATCAACTTCTGCTGGTTGAGCCTCCTGGTCGCTGCGATTGTGTTTGATATAGACCGGAACGTCGTTTGCCGTATTCCGTGTCACATAAGCCTCATTTTTTGTCATGTCGACTAGTTCATCTAACATAAAATAGGTTCCATCTTTTTCAATCATCCAACAAGGCACTAAGGAAATTAAGCGATTGGACTTGGAGCTAGGTACCCAGTAATAGCCAATATTTATCGAATCAATATCCTTACTGCTAATATGGTTGACTTCAAGCAATTTCATAATACTGGTAGCCGGTTGCATTTCAAAATTTTCCGTCAAATCATTCAAGGGCGTTTGGATATTGAGGGCTGAAAATTTAGCTTGCAGGGTATGGTCCTTAGGAAAACCAATTCGGATTCGTGAGACAAAATTAGACCCATAAATAGGAATGCCGCCAACGACTTTTCTAAAGGTGACATTCTTTTCTTTATGGTTATATTGACTATAGATCCAGTTATCATTATTGGCCTGGATGCGTTGAAGGTCATTGTAGGCTTGTAAGATGACCGACAAGGGATCAGTATTAAGCTCGTAGTCAACGGTTTGGTTGAATAAAATTTCAAAATTACTATTATTAATGACTAAACCCTTGTTTTCAGTATAGTAGCGAGCAGACTCAACATCACTATAATCATTGACTTGGTCAGGAAGGTTAAATAAGAGCTGCAAGTAGGCCGCATTGGATTGACGTTCCAAAATATAGGATAAGGCCTTAACCTCAACCTTGTCATCGAGCAAGTAGTGGTAAGGAGTTTTCAAATCAACCCGCTTAACTGCCTTAAAACCACTCTTATTCTCATCGATACTGGTCTTCAAGTCATCAAAGTTAGCCGGTGCTTTTAAAGGCAGACTATAGACCAGGCCCTCTTCCCGGTCAATCAAGTAAAGAATTTGGCTATCCCGGAGATAGGAGATAAGGTTGATGGGAATTTGTCCCAATTCACCACTAATATCATCACTGGTCAAGCCCAAAAGTTGGAGAGGGATCTGATCCGCAAACTCCAGCTCTATCAATTCCTTATTATGACTTTCTTGGATATAGTCAGTCAGTGATTCTTTCTTGAGAGTCTCCAAGTCAAGCTTATCCACTTTTAACTGGGTCATCTTCTCATTAAAGTGGGTTAACAAATTAGCTTCACGGCTTTGCCAAAAGCCTTCTCCATCCGTATAGACCAAAGAAACTGGCCGGAATACTTTTAAGAGCGGCGTCTTATCCCCCGGATTAGCTATTTGAGTCGGGGTCAGGGCAGTGGTTTTCGCTTCCATCCCCTCATCCCCTGGCCAATTACTAGATAAGTTAGTGAAAGGCCCAATAATATTAAGGGAGAAAAAGATACTCAGTAAGACTAAAAAGGTTAATAGAAAATGAGGCAAGTTTGTCCAAAATTTTCGCATTATTCCCAATCATCCTCTCCCATATCAGGTTCAAAGGGCAGAGAAATAAAGAAGGTTGATCCCTTATTCTCAATACTATTGGCCCAAATTTTTCCGTGATGTAATTCCACAACTTCCTTAGCGATAGCCAGACCTAGACCTGAACCACCTTGTTGGCGGGAGCGGGCCTTATCTACCCGGTAAAAACGGTCGAAAACATGTCCAAGAGCTTTTTGTGGAATACCTAGTCCTTGGTCTTGAACACTTAATATGGCCTCGTTATGAGTGGTCATGAGACGGACCGTAATCGTCCCCCCATCCGGCGAATACTTGATAGCGTTGTTTAAGATATTATCAATCACTTGGGTGAGGCGGTCTTGGTCAGCCTCCACCCAGATCGGTGACTTGGTTAATTCGCGTTGGATATGGTATTCTTCATTGACATAATCCTCTGATTGAATCATCATATCGAAGCGGTCCAAGATATGGTTGACTAAACCTTGGAAATCAATCAACTCCAGGTTCATTTCCTGGCGGTTAGAGTCCATCCGAGAGAGGTTCAAGAGGTCGCTAATCATTCGAATCATGCGGTCCGTTTCCCTTTGAATGACACCGAGAAATTCTACCGCTAATTCAGAATCCTTAATAGCGCCATCAGCCAGGGCTTCACTATAGGACCTGACACTGGTCAAGGGCGTCCGCAATTCATGAGAAACATTAGAAACAAATTGGCGGCGGTCACGTTCAATCTTTTCATGCTCAGTCACATCGGTTAAGACCCAAACTAGACCACTGACATAGCCCGACTCCCTTTGGATGACAGATAACTCACCCTTAATAATGGATTCTTGGCCATCATCAGAAGTAAAATGCATTAAAATATCACTTTCACTATTCAATAACTCACGGAAAGTATATTTATCCCTTAAATTAAGCACTTCCATAATGGAATGACCCATAATTTCAGCTTCTTTTTTGCCGATTAATTCACAGGCCCGGTTATTGGTAATCATGACCCGGCTGCGGCGGTCAGTGGCAATCACCCCATCGGTCATATGTTTTAAGACCGAGTCTAGCCGTTGGCGTTCAGATTCCGTGGATTCTTGGGCCTCGCGTACTCGAACTGATAGATAGTTAATCGACTGGGCTAAAACACCCATCTCATCATTACTATAGACCTTAACCTGGTCACTATAATTTCCATCGGCAATCTTTTCAATTTGATTGGTCATTTCTTGGACTGGGCCGGTAATCCCTCTAGAGATTAAGACCGCCAGTAAAATGGAAAAAACCAAGGCCAAGCCCGATGAAGTGATATAAATCAAGCCCGTATTTTGCACTTGGTTGTAGACACTTTCAATGTTGACCGTCACACTTAAAACCCCGATCAAAAGACCGGAATTATCCGATGAAAAAATAGGGACAACATATTGTTTAATTCGTAAGTTCTCTTCATTATCATACATTTCCTTACTCAGACTGGTGTTATTATAGAGAACTGTACGGATCATGTTATCAGTCGTTTGTTGGCCCACATTGGCCTGGTTGCTGGGGTTACTTGAAGCAAGAATCTGTCCCTTATCATCAACCACCAAGGTTTCTAAAACATTGCTAACATTAAAACGACGCAATGAATTAATTAATTGCGCCTGTTGGTCACTCGTCTTATTATCTTCATTTTGAATAATGGGCCGGACACTATCCTCCAAGAAGCCAATTTGCACATTCATTTGATCATCAAAGCTGCGCATCATTTCCTGTTCCAATTGTTGGATAAAATATGCCCCGGCAAATTGCAAACC
This genomic window from Aerococcus sp. Group 1 contains:
- the rlmH gene encoding 23S rRNA (pseudouridine(1915)-N(3))-methyltransferase RlmH; its protein translation is MRITILSVGKLKEKYLKQGIAEYQKRMQRYGKLEVIEVKDEPTPDNASDLDNQQIIEKEGQRLLAKISPQAYVIVLAIKGQALSSEELAQQIDHCLTYGKSDIVFVIGGSLGTSPAVNQRADLLLSFGRMTLPHQLMRLVLSEQIYRAFRIIHHEPYHK
- a CDS encoding Lrp/AsnC family transcriptional regulator, whose protein sequence is MNKEKAHELLRLLERDASVSDQTLADMLSLSKDEVVEMKTVLKDANILSGIQAMVNWDATDNEYASAMIEITVNLHKGVSYQQVADVISQYDEVEALYLMSGAYDYLVLTKRLPMHRISGFVNKLATLDHVQGTATHIVMQRYKDHGTQFKAKTDGRNRLVISQ
- a CDS encoding two-component system regulatory protein YycI codes for the protein MNFRQIENILIIVFLALNIFLAYILFGKSFMETTSIQSNINIQQELKNNEVTMNFSPSSDDVQLPLIAGKQSRLSTDGADRTKEQKLEWRESTEELYGEFKNPIKLPALTENNVENPTQLSPEALKPIEDLLASGAIEHGQEYHFLIYNRQRKIIYYGQNTYADKLAMDSSAELLFHLNDQNEIVSYELSHVHDVSPQGEERPLITQKNAIDNLYLYNEIPSKANILSANICYQQTLSVDDIIVFKPVWAIMMQLDDHTTKTTFVDAINGTIVQNAPASQPVNPSSDGDKEGSQNRQAA
- a CDS encoding S1C family serine protease — translated: MPKEVNPDKNHNLKDDTKNAINSKWGTAIISGLIGAGLVGGVSAYANQDKVSENEVKTMVERQVNAESQNKNENKGQQGTQQASVEIQSDVSAVVDKVAGSVVSVVNLARPNNQVYDLFGFTQPSRNSDELKTASEGSGVIYKVHGDKAYIVTNNHVIKGSDALEIILADGTQVPVDLVGADPWTDLAVLAMPAEYAKTVAEFGDSSQLKVGEPAIAIGSPLGSDFASTVTSGIVSGLNRQVPTDLDEDGQSDWTVTAIQTDAAINPGNSGGALVNSAGQVIGINSMKISTAQVEGMGFAIPSNDVTTIISQLEKDGHVTRPGLGLRMASLYQFPLERQKQMLKLPEAVEDGVVVMEVDPNSPADQAGLKQYDVITRFGDHEIKDTTQLRQALYGSDPHGKVEIEYYRNGKKQTTSVQLRPQDHHNA
- a CDS encoding DUF1002 domain-containing protein — its product is MNQLKRGLLAVLACLMAIALFIPQTSAQAAIKESIFTYGESLNQSQFQETQKLLGVDTNARAVQVNINELNGLLHDNYPYYQVYSSAYIAPAKHSGVNVEIVTPKTITAITPLQYENAALTAGATNVDIKVASAVQVDGSGALAGVYKAFQDSGQALDGKAVSVAQEELQTASTITKENQNKENYSDETLNAAIADMKNQIQQAKEQNGGSIDGNTIQVIVNNVINNYNLNGVLSEENIQQLRDLMTKFSQIELTEEQKNALSNFGQTLKEKSGQLVDSAKSAWDNMDETDKNGITDFFHSLWQSLLGIWDSIFGTNYGQNNQGQ
- a CDS encoding DUF2207 family protein, which encodes MKKEFPTLILITLLGLFCLLPDSVLAADNQGISVADYQVKVEFDQQGDIKEHEQVRYQFDKQVDQLSHVISTGESGHLRQLNIDMRMDSASEAFPFVQSTSHTVGTFDLHQNGNNVQVDLYNTMSGDDEIVNYIANIEDVWTKYGNQVIMQKDFLLLPFDIHSAQITFKFPQAVDQNHYKAWLASPAHIQEKWLDESTLQVQVRDLRADSKLNVQMVLPADVMSNIKGEGPVSKGEQINREIDKHIGARQAWYRQRYWIVMGVSLALVALLILYTYFLLRRKRKIRQAADAKQVNHSHELNPVEVSELLKKNYSQHDKLWLVLLSLVAKGHLALRFVNADDRFYPYFKVLANQSDDPYEQVVLDAFSKQQEGGDLDFASFKYSLGLKKKGKTRNYRNLLHALSKLDKKRKQDLQLLDKVGSRFYGFLWWLYVTVFIVLAGLVIWLIWEINRGHIWLLALAFCLVGIYLLRRYTLPIYNAQGQELAKYWKTYFNSLKGRDQSLGYSQKDYLYSFVTGDNYRLVKQAKKANQPLSGNLVQALETVNQYQLKDFM
- a CDS encoding MBL fold metallo-hydrolase is translated as MDVLDKDAEQKDFTMRICMLASGSTGNVTYIETPQRNILVDAGLSGKRIEELLQKIGRDAKDLDAIFISHEHSDHSKGAGIMARRYQLPIYANADTWSYLEQKCGKLDADQKIIMEPGERISFGDVDILSFPVSHDSINAQFYAFQKDGKQFAMMTDLGYVSDRLAGLVYNSDALMIESNYDNDMLRMGKYPWRLKQRIFSDRGHLSNVETAEALTKMIGERTKRVYLGHISRENNLNALALETNTAILKENGLGVGYDFDLYETHHYQPTDLFTL
- the walK gene encoding cell wall metabolism sensor histidine kinase WalK, encoding MKEKQEKSKISFLNSIHLKIPLVIILLLLLGLQFAGAYFIQQLEQEMMRSFDDQMNVQIGFLEDSVRPIIQNEDNKTSDQQAQLINSLRRFNVSNVLETLVVDDKGQILASSNPSNQANVGQQTTDNMIRTVLYNNTSLSKEMYDNEENLRIKQYVVPIFSSDNSGLLIGVLSVTVNIESVYNQVQNTGLIYITSSGLALVFSILLAVLISRGITGPVQEMTNQIEKIADGNYSDQVKVYSNDEMGVLAQSINYLSVRVREAQESTESERQRLDSVLKHMTDGVIATDRRSRVMITNNRACELIGKKEAEIMGHSIMEVLNLRDKYTFRELLNSESDILMHFTSDDGQESIIKGELSVIQRESGYVSGLVWVLTDVTEHEKIERDRRQFVSNVSHELRTPLTSVRSYSEALADGAIKDSELAVEFLGVIQRETDRMIRMISDLLNLSRMDSNRQEMNLELIDFQGLVNHILDRFDMMIQSEDYVNEEYHIQRELTKSPIWVEADQDRLTQVIDNILNNAIKYSPDGGTITVRLMTTHNEAILSVQDQGLGIPQKALGHVFDRFYRVDKARSRQQGGSGLGLAIAKEVVELHHGKIWANSIENKGSTFFISLPFEPDMGEDDWE